The proteins below are encoded in one region of Citrobacter enshiensis:
- a CDS encoding YibL family ribosome-associated protein, whose amino-acid sequence MKEVEKNEIKRLSDRLDAIRHQQADLSLVEGAEKYAELEQEKATLEAEIARLRDVHSQKLSKEAQKLMNLPFRRAITKKEQADMGKLKKSVRGLVVVHPMTALGREMDLQEMTGFAKTEF is encoded by the coding sequence ATGAAAGAAGTCGAAAAAAACGAAATTAAACGCCTCAGCGATCGCCTGGATGCCATCCGCCACCAGCAGGCCGATCTCTCCCTGGTCGAGGGTGCCGAGAAGTACGCCGAACTGGAACAAGAAAAAGCAACCCTGGAAGCTGAAATTGCGCGTCTGCGCGACGTTCACAGCCAAAAGCTGAGTAAAGAAGCGCAGAAATTGATGAACCTGCCGTTTCGTCGTGCGATTACCAAAAAAGAACAAGCTGACATGGGCAAGCTGAAGAAAAGCGTCCGTGGTCTGGTGGTAGTACACCCGATGACAGCGTTAGGTCGCGAAATGGACCTGCAAGAGATGACCGGTTTCGCGAAGACCGAATTCTGA
- the lldP gene encoding L-lactate permease: MNLWQQNYDPAGNIWLSSLVASLPILFFFFALIKLKLKGYVAASWTVVIALTVALLFYKMPVDHALASVVYGFFYGLWPIAWIIIAAVFVYKISVKTGQFDIIRSSILSISPDQRLQMLIVGFCFGAFLEGAAGFGAPVAITAALLVGLGFNPLYAAGLCLIVNTAPVAFGAMGIPILVAGQVTGLDSFEIGQMVGRQLPFLTIIVLFWIMAIMDGWRGVKETWPAVMVAGGSFAIAQYLSSNFIGPELPDIISSLVSLVCLTLFLKRWQPVRIFRFGDMGASQVDQTLARTNYTAGQVVRAWSPFLFLTATVTLWSIPPFKALFAPGGAMYHWVVNIPVPYLDKLVARMPPVVHEATAYAAVYKFDWFSATGTAILFAALLSVVWLKMKPSAAIQTFGSTLKDLALPIYSIGMVLAFAFISNYSGLSSTLALALAHTGSAFTFFSPFLGWLGVFLTGSDTSSNALFAALQATAAQQIGVSDVLMVAANTTGGVTGKMISPQSIAIACAAVGLVGKESDLFRFTVKHSLIFTCMVGVITTLQAYVLTWMIP; this comes from the coding sequence ATGAATCTCTGGCAGCAAAACTACGATCCGGCCGGGAATATCTGGCTTTCCAGTCTGGTAGCATCGCTCCCCATTCTGTTCTTTTTCTTCGCGCTGATTAAGCTCAAGCTGAAAGGCTATGTTGCCGCCTCGTGGACGGTGGTTATTGCGCTTACCGTGGCGCTGCTGTTCTACAAAATGCCTGTCGATCATGCGCTGGCCTCCGTGGTATACGGCTTCTTCTACGGGCTGTGGCCAATTGCCTGGATAATTATTGCCGCGGTATTCGTCTATAAAATCTCGGTGAAAACAGGCCAGTTCGACATCATCCGATCATCGATACTGTCGATCTCCCCTGACCAGCGTTTGCAGATGCTGATTGTCGGGTTCTGCTTCGGCGCATTCCTTGAGGGGGCGGCAGGTTTTGGCGCTCCGGTAGCGATTACCGCCGCGCTGCTTGTCGGCCTGGGTTTTAATCCGCTGTACGCAGCGGGACTGTGCCTGATTGTGAACACCGCGCCTGTGGCGTTTGGCGCGATGGGTATCCCTATTCTGGTTGCCGGTCAGGTCACCGGGCTGGACAGCTTTGAAATTGGCCAGATGGTGGGCCGCCAACTGCCGTTCCTGACCATTATCGTGCTGTTCTGGATCATGGCGATAATGGACGGCTGGCGCGGCGTGAAGGAAACCTGGCCTGCAGTAATGGTGGCTGGCGGTTCGTTTGCCATCGCCCAATATCTGAGTTCTAACTTTATTGGACCGGAGCTGCCTGACATCATCTCGTCACTGGTTTCTCTGGTGTGTCTGACCCTGTTCCTGAAACGCTGGCAGCCGGTACGCATCTTCCGCTTTGGCGATATGGGCGCGTCACAGGTCGATCAGACCCTGGCCCGTACAAACTACACCGCGGGGCAAGTGGTTCGCGCCTGGTCTCCGTTCCTGTTCCTGACGGCAACCGTGACGCTCTGGAGTATCCCACCGTTTAAAGCGCTGTTTGCGCCGGGCGGCGCAATGTACCACTGGGTGGTTAACATTCCGGTTCCGTATCTCGACAAACTGGTCGCCCGTATGCCGCCGGTGGTACACGAAGCCACCGCCTACGCTGCGGTCTACAAGTTCGACTGGTTCTCGGCCACCGGTACCGCCATTCTGTTTGCCGCATTGCTGTCAGTTGTCTGGCTGAAAATGAAGCCGTCTGCCGCCATCCAGACTTTCGGCAGTACCCTGAAAGATCTGGCGCTGCCGATTTACTCCATCGGGATGGTACTGGCGTTCGCCTTTATCTCTAACTATTCCGGTCTTTCCTCGACGCTGGCATTGGCACTGGCGCACACGGGCAGCGCTTTTACCTTCTTCTCACCGTTCCTTGGTTGGCTGGGTGTATTCCTGACCGGGTCAGATACCTCTTCGAACGCGTTGTTTGCCGCTCTACAGGCGACTGCCGCTCAGCAAATCGGTGTCTCTGATGTGCTGATGGTGGCCGCCAATACCACCGGTGGCGTTACCGGCAAGATGATCTCGCCGCAGTCCATCGCCATCGCCTGTGCGGCGGTCGGGCTGGTCGGCAAAGAGTCGGATCTGTTCCGTTTTACCGTTAAACACAGCCTGATTTTCACCTGTATGGTGGGCGTGATCACCACGCTTCAGGCCTATGTCCTGACCTGGATGATTCCATGA
- the lldD gene encoding FMN-dependent L-lactate dehydrogenase LldD, protein MIISAASDYRAAAQRILPPFLFHYIDGGAYAEHTLRRNVEDLSEVALRQRVLKNMSDLSLETTLFNEKLSMPVALAPVGLCGMYARRGEVQAAAAADAHGIPFTLSTVSVCPIEEVAPTIKRPMWFQLYVLRDRGFMRNALERAKAAGCSTLVFTVDMPTPGARYRDAHSGMSGPNAALRRYWQAVTHPQWAWDVGLNGRPHDLGNISTYLGKPTGLEDYIGWLANNFDPSISWKDLEWIREFWDGPMVIKGILDPEDARDAVRFGADGIVVSNHGGRQLDGVLSSARALPAIADAVKGDIAILADSGIRNGLDVVRMVALGADTVLLGRAYLYALATAGQAGVANLLNLIEKEMKVAMTLTGAKTISEISRDSLVQELGKSLPAALTSLTRGDAA, encoded by the coding sequence ATGATTATTTCAGCAGCCAGCGATTATCGCGCCGCAGCCCAGCGCATTCTGCCCCCTTTCTTGTTCCACTATATTGACGGCGGCGCCTACGCGGAACACACCCTGCGCCGCAACGTGGAAGATTTGTCTGAGGTGGCACTTCGCCAGCGAGTCCTGAAAAACATGTCTGACTTAAGCCTGGAAACCACACTGTTTAATGAAAAGCTGTCGATGCCGGTTGCCTTGGCCCCGGTTGGGTTGTGTGGTATGTACGCCCGTCGCGGCGAAGTGCAGGCCGCCGCCGCCGCTGATGCCCACGGCATTCCGTTTACGCTTTCCACTGTTTCCGTCTGCCCGATAGAAGAAGTGGCGCCGACCATCAAACGCCCGATGTGGTTTCAGCTTTACGTGCTGCGCGACCGTGGCTTTATGCGCAACGCGCTGGAACGCGCGAAGGCAGCAGGCTGCTCAACCCTCGTCTTTACCGTCGATATGCCGACACCGGGGGCGCGCTACCGTGACGCTCATTCAGGCATGAGCGGCCCGAATGCCGCACTGCGCCGCTACTGGCAGGCGGTAACCCATCCGCAATGGGCGTGGGATGTCGGCCTGAATGGTCGCCCGCACGATTTAGGCAATATTTCCACCTATCTGGGAAAACCGACCGGACTGGAAGATTACATTGGCTGGCTGGCGAACAACTTCGATCCCTCTATCTCCTGGAAAGACCTCGAGTGGATCCGTGAGTTCTGGGACGGCCCGATGGTGATCAAAGGGATCCTCGATCCGGAAGATGCCCGCGACGCAGTGCGCTTCGGCGCCGATGGCATTGTAGTGTCTAACCACGGCGGTCGTCAGCTTGATGGCGTGCTCTCCTCCGCGCGCGCCCTGCCCGCCATCGCCGATGCGGTGAAGGGTGATATCGCCATTCTGGCCGACAGCGGTATTCGTAACGGTCTGGACGTCGTACGCATGGTCGCGCTGGGTGCTGATACCGTGCTGCTGGGACGTGCTTATCTTTACGCGCTGGCCACGGCAGGACAAGCGGGCGTGGCCAACTTACTGAATCTGATCGAAAAAGAGATGAAAGTGGCAATGACGCTGACCGGTGCAAAAACGATTAGCGAAATCAGCCGTGATTCTCTGGTGCAGGAGCTCGGAAAAAGCCTGCCTGCCGCGCTGACGTCACTGACCCGTGGTGACGCCGCGTAA
- the lldR gene encoding transcriptional regulator LldR — MIVMPRRLSDEVASRVRALIEEQQLEAGMKLPAERQLAVQLGVSRNSLREALAKLVSEGVLLSRRGGGTFVRWQHESWSEQNIVQPLKTLMADDPDYSFDILEARHAIEASTAWHAAMRATEIDKEKIKLCFEATLSEDPDIASQADVRFHLAIAEASHNVVLLQTMRGFFDVLHSSVKQSRQRMYLVPPVFARLTEQHQAILDAIMAGDAEGARQAMMAHLGFVHTTIKRFDEDQARQARITRLPGDHNDISRENKA, encoded by the coding sequence ATGATTGTGATGCCCAGACGCCTGTCAGACGAGGTTGCTTCTCGTGTGCGGGCGCTGATTGAAGAACAACAGCTGGAAGCGGGCATGAAATTACCCGCTGAGCGCCAGCTGGCCGTACAGCTTGGCGTGTCGCGCAATTCCTTGCGCGAGGCGCTGGCAAAACTGGTGAGCGAGGGCGTGCTGCTTAGCCGTCGCGGCGGCGGGACATTTGTCCGCTGGCAGCATGAATCCTGGTCCGAACAAAATATCGTTCAGCCGCTGAAGACCCTGATGGCAGATGACCCGGATTACAGTTTTGATATCCTGGAAGCCCGCCATGCGATCGAGGCCAGTACCGCCTGGCACGCCGCGATGCGCGCCACTGAGATCGATAAAGAAAAAATTAAGCTCTGCTTTGAAGCCACGCTGAGTGAAGACCCGGATATCGCCTCACAGGCGGATGTTCGCTTTCATCTCGCCATTGCCGAAGCCTCACACAACGTGGTGCTGCTGCAGACCATGCGAGGTTTCTTCGACGTACTGCACTCTTCGGTGAAACAGAGCCGCCAGCGTATGTATCTGGTTCCGCCAGTGTTTGCTCGTCTGACAGAGCAGCATCAGGCCATTCTCGACGCCATTATGGCAGGCGACGCGGAAGGCGCACGCCAGGCGATGATGGCCCACTTAGGTTTTGTCCACACCACGATTAAACGATTTGATGAAGACCAGGCCCGCCAGGCGCGAATCACCCGCCTGCCCGGAGACCATAATGATATTTCCAGGGAGAACAAAGCATGA